From a single Anomalospiza imberbis isolate Cuckoo-Finch-1a 21T00152 chromosome 16, ASM3175350v1, whole genome shotgun sequence genomic region:
- the DEXI gene encoding dexamethasone-induced protein gives MTAAVSARLDSVESWAFHALLVLPYMFYVGLFFVNVLILYYAFLMEYIVLNVGIVFLPEDMDQALVDLGMLSDPGSVLYETDSELDVFDGYLE, from the coding sequence ATGACTGCCGCGGTCTCCGCACGTCTGGATTCGGTGGAGTCCTGGGCCTTCCATGCGTTGCTGGTGCTGCCCTATATGTTTTACGTGGGCTTGTTCTTTGTCAATGTGCTGATCCTGTACTATGCCTTCCTGATGGAGTACATCGTCCTCAATGTGGGCATCGTTTTCCTGCCCGAGGATATGGACCAGGCTCTGGTGGATCTGGGGATGCTCTCCGACCCTGGCTCCGTGCTCTACGAGACGGACAGCGAGCTGGATGTCTTTGACGGGTACTTGGAGTGA